One window of Mediterraneibacter butyricigenes genomic DNA carries:
- a CDS encoding biotin/lipoyl-binding carrier protein: MKNYTITVNGVAYDVTVEEKGAGAAPVAAAPVAAPVAAAPAAAPAPAAPAAAAGGIEVKAGAAGKVFQIAANVGQSVAAGDPVVIIEAMKMEIPVVAPEAGTVASINVAVGDAIDAGDVLATLN, encoded by the coding sequence ATGAAGAATTATACAATCACAGTAAATGGAGTTGCATATGATGTTACAGTTGAGGAAAAAGGCGCAGGAGCAGCACCGGTTGCAGCAGCTCCGGTAGCGGCACCAGTTGCCGCAGCACCGGCCGCAGCACCGGCTCCGGCAGCACCGGCAGCCGCAGCAGGCGGAATTGAAGTAAAAGCAGGAGCAGCAGGAAAAGTATTCCAGATCGCAGCAAACGTAGGACAGAGCGTAGCAGCCGGTGATCCGGTTGTCATCATCGAGGCAATGAAGATGGAGATTCCGGTTGTAGCTCCGGAAGCAGGAACCGTTGCAAGTATTAATGTAGCAGTCGGAGATGCAATCGACGCAGGAGATGTTTTAGCTACATTAAACTAG
- a CDS encoding OadG family protein, giving the protein MKKKISLILLVLTMALGLAGCGADEKSADYDTQSMETCADTVLQSFQTMSDADFDMLRSYSDFQLNYTLMSSGLPIANDDFLIMMDSYQNAVKEYGELIDYGEFEVSESKDGPILTTKAEFENKDADIVLNFDDEEHMTDMSVNIKYTIGQILEKAGMNTLIGMGTVFLVLIFIAFIISLFRFIPAIEAKFKGNAKEAKVEAPAKPAPAPAAPVAEAPAKSEMDQSQLIAVITAAIAASEGTSTDGFIVRSIKRRKNNNWK; this is encoded by the coding sequence GTGAAGAAAAAAATTAGTTTAATCCTTCTCGTTCTCACCATGGCTCTGGGACTGGCCGGATGTGGAGCGGATGAGAAGAGTGCGGATTATGATACGCAATCCATGGAAACATGTGCAGACACTGTACTCCAGAGTTTCCAGACAATGTCAGATGCGGATTTTGACATGTTAAGATCCTATTCTGATTTTCAGTTGAATTATACATTGATGAGTTCAGGACTTCCGATCGCTAATGACGATTTCCTTATTATGATGGATTCCTATCAGAATGCGGTCAAAGAATATGGCGAACTGATTGATTATGGAGAATTCGAAGTTTCTGAGTCAAAAGATGGACCGATTCTTACGACAAAAGCTGAATTTGAGAATAAAGATGCCGATATCGTACTGAACTTTGATGACGAAGAACATATGACAGATATGTCCGTCAATATCAAGTACACGATCGGTCAGATTCTTGAAAAAGCAGGAATGAATACACTGATCGGTATGGGAACCGTATTCCTTGTATTGATCTTTATCGCATTTATTATTTCCCTGTTCCGGTTTATCCCGGCAATTGAAGCAAAATTCAAGGGAAATGCAAAAGAAGCGAAGGTAGAAGCTCCGGCAAAACCGGCACCGGCTCCGGCAGCACCGGTTGCAGAAGCGCCTGCAAAGAGTGAGATGGATCAGTCTCAGCTGATTGCAGTCATTACAGCAGCGATCGCAGCTTCTGAGGGAACTTCAACAGATGGATTTATCGTGCGTTCCATCAAACGCAGAAAGAATAATAACTGGAAATAA
- a CDS encoding acyl-CoA carboxylase subunit beta has translation MGNNATDNSAGKRIAELLDAGSFVEIGGAVTARNTDFNLQAKETPADGVITGYGVIDGNLVYVYSQDATVLNGSIGEMHAKKILKIYDMAMKMGAPVIGLIDCAGLRLQEATDALEAFGGLYLKQSMASGVIPQITAIFGTCGGGLAVIPGLTDFTFMESKSGKLFVNSPNALAGNEISKCDTSSADYQSEVAGLVDGVGSETEILGQIRTLVTLLPANNEDDLSYEECTDDLNRVCPDLANAAEDTAIALAQIADNQSFFEVKSAFAKEMVTGFIRLNGVTVGAVANRTKVYDAQAQVVAEFDGSLTVDGCKKAIDFVNFCDAFSIPVLTLTNVSGYCATKESEKNMARAAARLTYTFANATVPKVNVIVGKAFGSAYIAMNSKSIGADIVYAWPNSEIGMMEADLAAKIMYAGEDASVIREKAAEYKELQSSPMSAARRGYVDSIVEPADTRKYLIGAFEMLFTKREDRPDKKHGTV, from the coding sequence ATGGGTAACAATGCAACAGATAATTCTGCAGGCAAACGGATTGCCGAACTGCTGGATGCAGGCAGTTTTGTTGAAATCGGTGGAGCTGTAACAGCCAGAAACACTGACTTCAATCTGCAGGCAAAGGAGACTCCGGCGGATGGCGTCATCACAGGCTATGGAGTGATCGACGGAAACCTTGTTTATGTGTACAGCCAGGATGCAACCGTATTAAACGGTTCGATTGGTGAGATGCATGCAAAGAAGATCCTGAAGATTTATGACATGGCTATGAAGATGGGAGCACCGGTGATCGGTCTGATCGACTGCGCAGGACTTCGTCTTCAGGAGGCAACTGACGCACTGGAAGCGTTCGGTGGACTGTATCTGAAACAGTCTATGGCATCCGGCGTGATTCCGCAGATCACTGCTATCTTTGGAACATGCGGTGGTGGACTGGCAGTGATTCCGGGTCTGACAGATTTTACATTTATGGAAAGCAAATCAGGAAAACTGTTTGTGAATTCTCCAAATGCACTTGCAGGAAATGAAATTTCCAAGTGTGATACTTCTTCCGCAGACTATCAGAGTGAAGTGGCAGGACTGGTAGACGGTGTAGGAAGTGAGACAGAGATTCTCGGACAGATCCGTACACTCGTTACACTTCTTCCGGCAAATAACGAAGATGATCTTTCTTATGAAGAATGTACAGATGATCTGAATCGTGTATGCCCGGATCTTGCAAATGCAGCAGAAGATACTGCAATTGCTCTGGCACAGATCGCAGACAATCAGAGCTTCTTTGAAGTGAAGTCCGCTTTCGCAAAAGAGATGGTAACCGGATTTATCCGCCTGAATGGTGTGACAGTCGGTGCTGTGGCTAACCGTACCAAGGTTTATGATGCACAGGCACAGGTTGTGGCTGAATTTGACGGATCCCTTACCGTTGACGGATGTAAGAAGGCAATTGACTTCGTAAACTTCTGTGATGCATTTTCTATTCCGGTACTGACTTTGACCAATGTTTCCGGATACTGTGCAACCAAAGAATCCGAAAAGAATATGGCAAGAGCAGCAGCAAGACTGACCTATACATTTGCAAATGCAACCGTTCCAAAAGTCAATGTTATCGTTGGAAAAGCATTCGGAAGCGCTTACATCGCAATGAACAGCAAGTCGATTGGTGCAGATATTGTCTATGCATGGCCAAACAGTGAGATCGGTATGATGGAAGCAGATCTTGCAGCGAAGATCATGTATGCAGGAGAAGACGCTTCTGTAATTCGTGAAAAAGCAGCGGAGTACAAAGAACTGCAGTCTTCCCCGATGTCAGCAGCAAGAAGAGGCTATGTAGACTCTATCGTAGAGCCGGCAGATACCAGAAAATATCTGATCGGTGCATTTGAAATGCTCTTTACCAAGAGAGAGGATCGTCCGGACAAGAAACACGGAACAGTTTAG
- a CDS encoding 2-isopropylmalate synthase, which translates to MKNSEKYTRSYYMPPEECYDWAKKDHVEKPPIWCSVDLRDGNQALIEPMSLDEKVEFFQMLVDVGFKEIEVGFPAASETEYQFLRTLIEQDMIPDDVTIQVLTQAREHIIKRTFEAVQGAPHAVVHLYNSTSVAQREQVFRKSKEEIKQIAVDGAVLLNQLASETDGNFTFEYSPESFHGTEVDYALDVCNAVLDVWQPSEKRKVIINLPTTVENAMPHVFASQVEYMNKHLKYRENVILSLHPHNDRACGVSDAEMGMLAGADRIEGTLFGNGERTGNVDIVTLALNMYSQGVEPNLDFTDIQDIRETYEHLTRMQVPPRQPYAGDLVFTAFSGSHQDAIAKGMTWREERNDDHWTVPYLPLDPKDVGRRYESDVIRINSQSGKGGVNYILKQNFGISLPKKMMEEVGYLVKDVSDKAHKELTPDLVYRIFEDHYVTAHPIFTVDECHFKQENGIIASATIHHGGQNRVINGVGNGRLDAVSNAIKHYFNISYELSVYEEHSLTRGSSSKAVAYVGIICNRQRYWGVGIDADIIKASIAALTIAVNKIEELKGATECKDERLTEIVNYIQENYTTVTLDDLSEKFFLTKPYLSKYIKEKSGETFGDILKKVRMKKACTMLKGSAMTVENVAESVGYQNVEHFNRLFKKMYNMTPIQYRNRKK; encoded by the coding sequence ATGAAGAACAGTGAAAAATATACACGGAGTTATTATATGCCACCGGAAGAGTGCTATGATTGGGCGAAAAAGGATCATGTAGAGAAACCGCCGATCTGGTGCAGTGTAGATTTGAGAGATGGAAACCAGGCATTGATCGAGCCTATGAGTCTGGATGAAAAGGTGGAATTTTTCCAGATGCTGGTAGATGTCGGGTTCAAGGAAATCGAGGTCGGTTTCCCGGCAGCGTCTGAGACAGAATATCAGTTTCTTCGTACTCTGATCGAGCAGGATATGATTCCGGATGATGTGACGATCCAGGTGCTGACTCAGGCGAGAGAACATATCATCAAACGTACCTTTGAAGCAGTACAGGGTGCGCCTCATGCAGTGGTTCATCTGTACAATTCTACTTCCGTAGCTCAGAGAGAACAGGTTTTCAGAAAGAGCAAAGAAGAGATCAAGCAGATCGCAGTAGACGGAGCTGTTTTATTGAATCAGCTGGCAAGTGAGACAGACGGTAATTTTACATTTGAGTACAGTCCGGAAAGTTTCCACGGAACAGAAGTGGATTATGCGTTGGATGTCTGCAATGCGGTTCTGGATGTATGGCAGCCGTCTGAGAAGAGAAAGGTTATCATCAACCTTCCGACCACTGTGGAAAATGCAATGCCTCATGTATTTGCCAGTCAGGTAGAGTACATGAATAAACATCTTAAATACAGAGAAAACGTAATCTTAAGCCTTCACCCGCACAATGATCGTGCCTGCGGAGTCAGCGATGCAGAGATGGGTATGCTTGCAGGAGCAGACCGTATCGAGGGAACGTTGTTCGGAAATGGTGAGAGAACCGGAAACGTAGATATCGTAACACTTGCTTTGAATATGTATTCACAGGGAGTAGAACCGAATCTTGATTTTACCGATATTCAGGACATCAGAGAGACTTATGAGCATCTGACCAGAATGCAGGTACCGCCGAGACAGCCATATGCAGGAGACCTTGTGTTTACAGCATTCTCCGGATCTCATCAGGATGCCATCGCGAAGGGTATGACATGGCGGGAGGAAAGAAACGACGATCACTGGACCGTTCCATATCTGCCGCTGGATCCGAAAGACGTGGGAAGACGTTACGAATCCGATGTCATCCGAATCAACAGCCAGTCCGGAAAGGGCGGTGTCAATTACATCCTGAAGCAGAACTTCGGTATCAGTCTGCCAAAGAAGATGATGGAAGAAGTTGGATATCTTGTAAAAGATGTTTCCGACAAAGCGCATAAAGAACTTACCCCGGATCTGGTCTATCGGATCTTCGAGGATCATTATGTAACGGCTCATCCGATCTTTACCGTGGATGAGTGCCATTTCAAGCAGGAAAATGGAATCATCGCAAGCGCAACCATCCATCACGGCGGACAGAATCGTGTGATCAACGGTGTCGGTAACGGACGTCTGGATGCAGTCAGCAATGCGATCAAGCATTACTTTAACATCAGCTATGAACTTTCTGTATACGAAGAGCATTCTCTGACTCGTGGATCATCTTCCAAAGCGGTTGCTTATGTGGGAATCATCTGTAACCGTCAGAGATACTGGGGTGTCGGAATTGATGCCGATATCATTAAGGCTTCCATCGCGGCATTGACAATCGCAGTCAATAAGATCGAAGAACTGAAAGGTGCGACAGAGTGCAAGGATGAGAGACTGACAGAGATTGTAAATTATATCCAGGAGAACTATACAACGGTTACATTGGATGATCTGTCTGAGAAATTCTTCCTGACCAAACCTTATCTGTCAAAATATATTAAAGAAAAATCAGGAGAGACGTTCGGAGATATCCTGAAGAAAGTCCGGATGAAGAAAGCATGTACGATGTTAAAAGGTTCTGCCATGACTGTAGAAAATGTGGCAGAGTCCGTAGGATATCAGAATGTGGAACATTTCAACCGGTTGTTCAAGAAAATGTATAATATGACTCCGATCCAGTACCGGAATCGTAAGAAATAA
- a CDS encoding D-alanyl-D-alanine carboxypeptidase family protein produces the protein MKNKVEEIRRFISRSAYVLLYKTLAAFHEVPVITFVMVLGLIAGSVTGVELAECSERIHTLEVVNAENAEEEPTELHAQSAVLMDADSGRILFEKNGSEIRPMASTTKIMTCILALEYGNLEEKVTVSKEAAKQPKVRLGMREGQRFELRDLLNSLMLESHNDSAVAIAEHISGSVESFADLMNRKAKSIGLHHTHFVTPNGLDGENEGGAHQTTAEDLAAIMKYCIWNSPKRDLFLEITETNEYQFSDLDGVSHYQCHNHNAFLQMMDGAISGKTGFTSKAGYCYVGALKRENRCYIVALLGCGWPNHKNYKWEDTRKLMEYGLKNYSYQNVWKEIPTKQVKIADGVSKEDGIYSDAYVYTMLKTEEKAMEVLMKKGEKMNVRVTMQNDLKAPVRKYQQIGTVRYELGGKTWKVIPIVSDRTVLVRTFRVCAEAVLEKWMLNIININD, from the coding sequence GTGAAAAACAAAGTCGAAGAGATTCGTCGTTTTATCTCGCGTTCAGCTTATGTACTGTTATATAAAACACTTGCGGCATTCCATGAAGTACCGGTCATAACATTTGTCATGGTGCTGGGGCTTATAGCTGGAAGCGTAACAGGCGTTGAATTGGCTGAATGTTCAGAGAGAATCCATACATTAGAAGTTGTAAATGCAGAAAATGCAGAAGAAGAACCCACAGAACTACACGCCCAGTCGGCCGTATTGATGGATGCTGACAGTGGGCGTATTTTATTTGAAAAAAACGGAAGCGAAATCCGTCCGATGGCCAGTACAACCAAGATCATGACCTGTATATTAGCGCTGGAATATGGAAATCTGGAAGAGAAAGTGACTGTATCAAAAGAAGCGGCAAAACAGCCGAAAGTCAGACTGGGGATGAGAGAAGGACAACGTTTTGAACTAAGAGATCTTCTCAACTCCCTGATGCTGGAATCCCACAATGACAGTGCAGTGGCAATTGCAGAGCATATCAGCGGTTCGGTGGAGTCTTTTGCGGATCTGATGAATCGAAAAGCGAAAAGCATCGGACTTCATCATACACATTTTGTGACGCCGAATGGGTTGGACGGAGAAAATGAAGGCGGAGCACATCAGACAACGGCTGAGGATCTGGCAGCAATTATGAAGTATTGTATCTGGAATTCACCGAAAAGAGATCTGTTCCTGGAGATTACGGAAACAAACGAGTATCAGTTCTCAGATCTGGATGGTGTTTCTCATTACCAGTGCCACAATCACAATGCCTTTTTACAGATGATGGATGGAGCAATATCCGGAAAGACAGGATTTACCTCAAAGGCGGGATATTGTTATGTGGGGGCATTAAAGAGGGAGAATCGCTGTTATATCGTAGCTTTGCTTGGCTGCGGATGGCCGAACCATAAGAACTATAAATGGGAAGATACCAGAAAACTGATGGAATACGGACTGAAAAACTATTCTTATCAGAATGTCTGGAAAGAAATCCCGACAAAGCAAGTAAAGATCGCAGATGGAGTTAGCAAAGAAGATGGAATATATTCTGATGCATACGTGTATACAATGCTAAAAACCGAAGAAAAAGCGATGGAGGTATTGATGAAAAAAGGGGAAAAAATGAATGTGAGAGTAACGATGCAAAACGATCTGAAAGCACCGGTCAGAAAGTACCAACAGATCGGCACTGTCCGCTATGAACTGGGCGGAAAGACCTGGAAAGTAATTCCGATCGTATCGGATCGAACGGTACTCGTTCGGACGTTCCGGGTATGCGCAGAAGCAGTGTTGGAGAAATGGATGTTAAATATAATCAATATAAATGATTAA
- the scpB gene encoding SMC-Scp complex subunit ScpB, whose translation MTIEKTEGIIEAILFTMGESVELEKIAAAIEHDEETTRKLIHNMADRYEAEDRGVRIIELDNSFQMCTKPEAYEYLIRIAKQPKKYVLTDVLLETLSIIAYRQPVTKLEIEKIRGVKTDHAVNKLVEYELVQEVGRLDAPGRPILFGTTEEFLRHFGVTSLEELPNLNPEQVEDLKEQAEDEAQLTLQI comes from the coding sequence ATGACAATTGAAAAGACAGAAGGAATCATCGAAGCGATTCTTTTTACCATGGGAGAATCGGTAGAACTTGAAAAGATTGCAGCAGCGATCGAACATGATGAGGAAACGACAAGAAAATTAATCCACAATATGGCGGATCGCTATGAAGCAGAAGACCGGGGAGTCCGGATTATTGAACTGGACAATTCTTTTCAGATGTGTACCAAACCGGAAGCTTATGAATATCTGATCCGGATTGCAAAACAGCCGAAAAAATATGTACTGACGGACGTATTGCTGGAAACCTTATCCATCATTGCATACAGACAGCCTGTGACAAAGCTGGAGATCGAAAAGATCCGTGGGGTGAAAACCGATCACGCAGTCAATAAGCTGGTAGAATATGAACTGGTACAGGAAGTGGGACGACTGGATGCGCCGGGACGCCCGATTTTGTTCGGGACGACGGAAGAATTCTTACGTCACTTCGGAGTGACTTCTCTGGAAGAACTTCCGAATCTGAATCCGGAGCAGGTGGAAGATCTGAAAGAACAGGCGGAAGATGAAGCACAGTTGACGTTGCAGATCTAA
- a CDS encoding segregation and condensation protein A: MGLSVKLQVFEGPLDLLLHLIDKNKIDIYDIPIVEITNQYMDYIHQMEREDLNVMSEFLVMAATLLDIKCKMLLPAEVNEEGEEEDPRKELVERLLQYKIYKYMAEELKDRQVDNAQTYYKDPTIPQEVLDYVEPVDVEALLSGVTLNSLNRVFRDVMKRQNNKIDPIRSKFGKIEKEEVTLPDRLSWVEKYMRQHQTADFRSLLEAQCSKVQIIVTFLAVLELMKMGKIQVEQEDTFGEIRMKSCMENKESEDEDDN; the protein is encoded by the coding sequence ATGGGATTGTCTGTAAAACTTCAGGTATTTGAGGGTCCGTTGGATCTGTTGTTGCACCTGATCGACAAAAATAAAATTGATATCTATGATATTCCGATCGTAGAGATTACCAATCAATATATGGACTATATTCATCAGATGGAACGGGAAGATCTGAATGTGATGAGTGAATTCCTGGTTATGGCGGCGACTCTTCTGGACATTAAATGTAAAATGCTGCTTCCGGCAGAAGTAAATGAAGAGGGCGAAGAGGAAGATCCTCGAAAAGAACTGGTGGAACGTCTTTTACAGTATAAGATTTATAAATACATGGCAGAAGAACTGAAAGACCGACAGGTGGATAATGCCCAGACTTATTATAAGGATCCTACCATTCCGCAGGAAGTTCTGGATTATGTGGAACCGGTAGATGTAGAGGCCCTGTTGTCAGGTGTGACACTGAACAGTCTAAACCGAGTCTTTCGGGATGTGATGAAACGTCAGAACAATAAGATCGACCCGATTCGAAGCAAATTCGGAAAGATTGAAAAAGAAGAAGTGACGCTTCCGGACAGGCTTTCCTGGGTCGAAAAATATATGAGACAACATCAGACGGCAGATTTTCGATCCTTATTGGAAGCGCAATGCTCAAAAGTGCAGATTATCGTGACATTTCTTGCAGTACTGGAATTGATGAAAATGGGAAAAATTCAGGTGGAACAGGAAGACACCTTTGGTGAAATTCGGATGAAATCCTGCATGGAGAATAAAGAATCGGAGGATGAAGATGACAATTGA
- a CDS encoding metallophosphoesterase, translating to MQEILQTVIWIIAIIFAVTVAEMIRELHTFRVREYEVISPKLNGIKKNLQVVLLSDLHNHVYGEKNKKLLDEIRKIHPDLILVAGDMLVGKEDISWEVAAQFVEQLPEICPVYYGNGNHEQRMKEQQEVYGDAFFSYKERLEKAGIHFLENQTDQIKIAGRTIVVTGLELPNSYYKKFRKHFLGKERLEEMLGKGETENFQILIAHNPVFFQDYRNWGADLVVSGHLHGGIIRIPGLGGLITPQAKLFPKYSGELTKKEESYIAVSRGLGSHTVNIRLFNEAEIVALELKPEQEKEEDR from the coding sequence ATGCAGGAGATTCTTCAGACAGTGATCTGGATCATTGCGATTATCTTTGCAGTGACCGTAGCGGAAATGATCCGGGAATTACATACATTCCGGGTCAGAGAATATGAAGTCATCTCTCCGAAACTGAACGGGATTAAGAAAAATTTGCAGGTCGTTTTACTAAGCGACCTGCATAACCATGTTTATGGAGAGAAAAATAAGAAGTTGCTCGATGAAATCCGGAAGATTCATCCGGATCTTATTTTGGTTGCGGGAGATATGCTGGTCGGAAAAGAGGATATTTCCTGGGAAGTAGCCGCACAATTTGTAGAGCAGCTTCCGGAAATCTGTCCGGTTTATTACGGAAACGGAAACCATGAACAGCGGATGAAAGAACAGCAGGAAGTGTATGGGGATGCATTTTTTTCCTATAAAGAACGGCTGGAAAAGGCTGGAATTCATTTTTTGGAAAATCAGACCGATCAGATAAAGATTGCAGGAAGAACAATCGTCGTCACCGGACTGGAACTTCCAAATTCCTATTATAAAAAATTTCGCAAACATTTTCTCGGAAAAGAAAGGCTAGAGGAAATGCTAGGAAAAGGGGAAACAGAGAATTTTCAGATTCTGATTGCCCATAATCCTGTATTTTTTCAGGACTATCGTAACTGGGGAGCGGATCTTGTGGTATCGGGACATCTTCATGGCGGAATCATTCGCATTCCGGGGTTAGGGGGGCTGATCACGCCTCAGGCAAAGCTGTTTCCGAAGTATTCGGGGGAACTGACAAAAAAAGAGGAGTCTTATATTGCAGTCAGTAGAGGGCTTGGGAGCCACACTGTGAACATTCGTCTGTTTAATGAGGCAGAAATCGTTGCATTGGAATTAAAACCGGAACAGGAAAAGGAAGAGGACAGGTAA
- the deoC gene encoding deoxyribose-phosphate aldolase, protein MTKAEVAQMIDHTLLKPEATKEQIKALCEEAKEYGFHSVCVNSSYVPYCAELLKDSGVAVCTVVGFPLGAMSTKGKAAETEIAVKDGATEIDMVIHVGMIKSKDWDYVSEDIKAVVAAAGEGVLVKVILETCLLTDEEIVEASKVAKAAGADFVKTSTGFSTGGATVKDVKLMREAVGPELGVKASGGVRDAAFAKEVIEAGATRLGASAGVAILEDWAE, encoded by the coding sequence ATGACAAAAGCAGAAGTGGCTCAGATGATCGATCATACATTATTGAAGCCGGAAGCAACCAAAGAACAGATCAAAGCACTGTGTGAGGAGGCAAAGGAATACGGATTCCATTCTGTATGTGTGAATTCCAGTTATGTACCGTATTGCGCAGAACTTCTGAAAGACAGTGGGGTAGCTGTATGTACGGTTGTAGGCTTCCCTCTCGGAGCAATGTCTACCAAAGGCAAAGCTGCTGAGACAGAGATTGCAGTAAAAGACGGAGCAACAGAGATCGATATGGTCATCCATGTAGGAATGATCAAATCCAAAGACTGGGATTATGTATCAGAAGATATCAAAGCAGTTGTAGCAGCAGCCGGAGAAGGAGTCTTGGTCAAAGTGATTCTGGAAACTTGTCTGCTGACAGATGAAGAGATCGTAGAGGCAAGCAAGGTTGCAAAGGCAGCCGGAGCTGATTTTGTAAAGACTTCTACCGGATTTTCCACCGGTGGAGCAACCGTAAAAGATGTCAAACTGATGCGGGAAGCAGTAGGACCGGAACTTGGAGTAAAAGCATCTGGCGGTGTGCGTGATGCAGCATTTGCAAAAGAAGTGATCGAAGCCGGAGCTACCCGTCTTGGTGCAAGTGCAGGCGTTGCAATCTTAGAGGACTGGGCAGAATAA
- a CDS encoding D-alanyl-D-alanine carboxypeptidase family protein, protein MMFSFPLRLSAANENLTISAPSAILIEKTTGSILYEKEADTRRAPASVTKVMTMLLIMEGIAEGKIHKDDQVTVSEYAASMGGSQVFLEPGETQTVDTMLKCIAVASANDACVAMAEHLCGSEEVFVEKMNEKAKELGMTNTHFVNCNGLDAEGHETTARDISLMSKELITKYPDIQDYSMIWMENITHHTRKGDSEFGLTNTNKLVRQYEYATGLKTGSTGNAKFCVSATAKKDDVELIAVIMGAENSKDRFKDAVTLLGYGFGICRLYRDDKMPELKPIEVKNGTEETAEIQYAYPFTWLDTTGAKFGEIEKKLNLPQKIQAPGKKGETIGTLDYYLGKEKIGSVEICLKETIEKASLKDWIHKMLSRYCHGVIEISGYIV, encoded by the coding sequence ATGATGTTTTCATTCCCACTGCGACTTTCTGCGGCAAACGAAAATCTGACGATCAGTGCACCGTCTGCAATCCTGATAGAAAAGACAACGGGAAGTATCTTATATGAAAAAGAGGCAGACACCAGGAGGGCACCGGCCAGTGTGACGAAAGTGATGACCATGCTTCTGATCATGGAAGGAATCGCGGAAGGAAAGATCCACAAAGACGATCAGGTGACAGTTTCGGAATATGCGGCATCCATGGGCGGTTCCCAAGTGTTTCTGGAACCCGGAGAGACACAGACCGTGGATACCATGCTGAAATGCATCGCAGTGGCCAGTGCAAACGATGCCTGTGTGGCGATGGCAGAGCATCTGTGCGGGAGTGAAGAAGTGTTTGTGGAAAAGATGAATGAGAAAGCAAAAGAACTTGGGATGACCAACACTCATTTTGTGAACTGTAACGGTCTGGATGCTGAGGGACATGAGACCACGGCAAGGGATATTTCACTGATGTCAAAGGAACTGATCACCAAATATCCGGATATCCAGGATTATTCGATGATCTGGATGGAAAATATTACCCATCATACGCGGAAAGGAGATTCGGAATTTGGACTGACCAATACCAATAAGCTGGTGCGTCAGTATGAATATGCGACCGGATTGAAAACCGGTTCCACAGGAAATGCAAAATTCTGCGTATCGGCTACCGCAAAGAAGGATGATGTGGAACTGATCGCAGTGATCATGGGAGCGGAAAACTCAAAAGACCGGTTTAAAGATGCGGTGACATTGCTGGGATACGGCTTTGGAATCTGCAGATTATACCGGGATGATAAGATGCCGGAACTGAAACCGATTGAAGTGAAAAACGGGACAGAAGAAACGGCAGAAATCCAATATGCCTATCCATTTACCTGGTTAGATACGACCGGTGCAAAATTCGGAGAGATTGAAAAGAAGCTGAATCTGCCGCAAAAAATCCAGGCTCCCGGCAAGAAGGGAGAAACGATCGGAACACTGGATTATTATCTGGGAAAGGAAAAAATCGGGAGTGTGGAGATCTGCCTGAAAGAAACCATCGAAAAAGCATCGCTGAAAGACTGGATTCATAAGATGTTAAGCAGATACTGTCATGGAGTCATTGAAATTTCAGGATATATCGTGTAG